A single region of the Archangium lipolyticum genome encodes:
- a CDS encoding tetratricopeptide repeat protein, producing MKRLRLLGVLGTGLLLGTGCATRHASTAPASAPADTDEARLERAALGLRGPEREASLADLEKLSRQLEARVGKSPQDARLHALLARVEFLLHRGDWGLEEAERALALAPELAEPHYIKAFLRGGGDQPEAALADALRATELEPQRSRYWHLLGTLYLQLDRPAEARTAIDRTLALEPRNAQALFLLGLLHMDQGKPQEALEAYEKAREAEPGFTLAHYNAGQLRQLRGESALALECFQKAADLEPQDWKTRAKLVQLHQALGNKKQRDTEREAVLLLHQAGKVDKDYFIRDQFQESGRNVMVVENFELVGDWAKRYEFQVYEPDKEQPAFVVSLGSYAFANAFVREKNPSAPRVFHLDGYYPGNVHKTFGFFESEPSYDETREMLVSILRGELKPQSSTNPRQ from the coding sequence ATGAAAAGACTCCGACTCCTGGGAGTCCTGGGAACGGGACTCCTCCTCGGCACCGGCTGCGCCACCCGCCACGCCTCCACGGCACCGGCCAGCGCTCCGGCGGACACCGACGAGGCGCGGCTGGAGCGGGCGGCCCTGGGGCTTCGAGGACCGGAGCGCGAGGCCTCGCTCGCGGACCTGGAGAAGCTCTCGCGCCAGCTGGAGGCCCGCGTCGGGAAGAGCCCCCAGGATGCCCGGCTCCATGCACTGCTGGCGCGGGTGGAGTTCCTCCTCCACAGGGGAGACTGGGGCCTCGAGGAGGCCGAGCGGGCCCTGGCGCTCGCGCCGGAGCTCGCCGAGCCGCACTACATCAAGGCCTTCCTGCGCGGCGGAGGGGACCAGCCCGAGGCCGCGCTCGCCGACGCCCTCCGGGCCACCGAGCTGGAGCCCCAGCGGAGCCGGTACTGGCATCTGCTGGGCACGCTGTACCTGCAGCTCGATCGGCCGGCGGAGGCGCGGACGGCCATCGACCGGACACTCGCGCTGGAGCCGCGCAACGCGCAGGCGCTCTTCCTCCTGGGCCTGCTGCACATGGACCAGGGCAAGCCCCAGGAGGCGCTGGAGGCCTACGAGAAGGCGCGCGAGGCCGAGCCGGGCTTCACCCTGGCGCACTACAACGCCGGACAGCTGCGGCAGCTGCGCGGCGAGTCCGCGCTGGCGCTGGAGTGCTTCCAGAAGGCGGCGGACCTGGAGCCCCAGGACTGGAAGACGCGCGCCAAGCTGGTGCAGCTGCACCAGGCGCTCGGGAACAAGAAGCAGCGGGACACCGAGCGCGAGGCGGTGCTGCTGCTGCACCAGGCGGGCAAGGTGGACAAGGACTACTTCATCCGCGACCAGTTCCAGGAGTCGGGCCGCAACGTCATGGTGGTGGAGAACTTCGAGCTGGTGGGCGACTGGGCCAAGCGCTACGAGTTCCAGGTGTACGAGCCGGACAAGGAGCAGCCCGCGTTCGTCGTGTCCCTGGGCTCCTATGCCTTCGCCAACGCGTTCGTGCGGGAGAAGAACCCCTCGGCGCCGCGCGTGTTCCACCTGGACGGCTACTACCCGGGCAACGTGCACAAGACGTTCGGCTTCTTCGAGAGCGAACCCTCCTACGACGAGACGCGGGAGATGCTCGTCTCCATCCTGCGGGGCGAGCTGAAGCCCCAGTCCTCCACGAACCCCAGGCAGTGA
- a CDS encoding GNAT family N-acetyltransferase — MTAVSLPHLDPRLLALRIENAQAEQVDRTPFPSRQGKPALRVAGGRAIFLGPRSPYSVAIGVGLEGLVGMEDLERIESHLGAGGGAVRIELNPFCEPSLSAKLAARGYRVERFLQVWWRSPVPVPPPVPGVEVRPVRPGEERLWSELFFLCFVGRPTASEVELAGGLGIFRTEGNTCFLALQEGEARGVGVVSATGGVALLSADGVVPAFRGRRLQLALIHARMAWAAERGCDVVTASTEPLTASQRNYERAGFRCAYPKLVMVRQLSPWGWG; from the coding sequence ATGACAGCCGTTTCTCTTCCCCACCTGGATCCCCGCCTTCTGGCGCTGCGCATCGAGAACGCCCAGGCGGAGCAGGTCGATCGGACGCCGTTCCCCTCGCGGCAGGGCAAGCCCGCACTCCGGGTCGCGGGAGGGCGCGCCATCTTCCTCGGGCCGCGCTCGCCCTACTCGGTGGCCATTGGCGTGGGGCTCGAGGGATTGGTGGGAATGGAGGACCTCGAGCGCATCGAGTCCCACCTGGGCGCGGGGGGCGGCGCCGTCCGCATCGAGCTGAATCCGTTCTGCGAGCCCTCGCTCTCGGCGAAGCTGGCCGCGCGCGGCTACCGGGTGGAGCGCTTCCTCCAGGTGTGGTGGCGGTCTCCGGTGCCCGTGCCACCGCCCGTTCCGGGCGTCGAGGTCCGCCCCGTGCGCCCCGGCGAGGAGCGGCTCTGGTCCGAGCTCTTCTTCCTCTGCTTCGTGGGGCGGCCCACGGCGTCCGAGGTGGAGCTGGCCGGAGGGCTGGGCATCTTCCGCACCGAGGGGAACACCTGCTTCCTGGCGCTCCAGGAGGGAGAGGCCCGGGGCGTGGGCGTGGTCTCCGCGACGGGCGGCGTGGCCCTGCTGTCGGCGGATGGTGTGGTGCCGGCGTTCCGGGGGCGGAGGCTCCAACTCGCGCTCATCCACGCGCGGATGGCCTGGGCGGCGGAGCGGGGCTGCGACGTGGTGACCGCCTCGACGGAGCCCCTGACGGCCTCGCAGCGCAACTACGAGCGGGCGGGCTTCCGCTGCGCGTACCCGAAGCTCGTCATGGTGCGGCAGCTCTCTCCGTGGGGCTGGGGCTGA